A window of the Apostichopus japonicus isolate 1M-3 chromosome 8, ASM3797524v1, whole genome shotgun sequence genome harbors these coding sequences:
- the LOC139971614 gene encoding uridine diphosphate glucose pyrophosphatase NUDT14-like, with the protein MVLLLNLPLISLSFLASPRQQVCNRTRVVLSFLPNMASTLQQTDRFSVVNKNQAASISDVQVHSCESSQYLKPLRLKYKQNDVSKTWDYLKVHDSVAVLLYNTDRAVFILVRQFRPAIFAVNANAVTEGQNVDTVEHPGMSGLTYELCAGIVDKKLGLRETAKEEILEETGYDVPLDKIKEMMNVRSSVGMTGSRQMLFYAEVTDSMKSSTGGGLPQEGESIEVIEIPKHGADEFLWDNNLQKPVGLIAAFLWYFREKGWFQRGQIKDR; encoded by the exons ATGGTGTTACTGTTAAACTTACCAttaatttctctttcatttcttGCCTCACCAAGGCAGCAAGTTTGCAACAGAACACGCGTAGTACTTTCATTTCTTCCAAATATGGCTTCTACTTTACAGCAAACGGATCGATTTTCCGTG gtCAATAAAAACCAAGCAGCCTCAATATCAGATGTGCAGGTTCACTCCTGTGAATCATCTCAATACTTAAAACCACTTCGACTGAAGTACAAACAG AATGATGTTTCTAAAACTTGGGATTATTTGAAGGTACATGATAG TGTCGCTGTTTTACTTTACAACACAGACAGAGCAGTATTCATACTCGTCAGACAGTTTAGACCAG CTATCTTTGCAGTCAATGCTAATGCTGTCACAGAAGGACAAAATGTCGATACCGTAGAACACCCAGGTATGTCAGGCTTGACCTATGAACTCTGTGCTGGTATAGTGGACAAAAAGTTAGGACTGAGGGAAACAGCTAAGGAAGAAATTTTGGAAGAAACCGGTTATGATGTGCCTCTAGATAAAATCAAAGAGATGATGAATGTTAG GAGTAGCGTTGGTATGACTGGCAGCAGACAAATGCTATTCTACGCTGAAGTGACAGACTCCATGAAATCATCAACTGGTGGAGGACTCCCGCAAGAAGGAGAATCTATAGAAGTTATAGAAATACCCAAACATGGAGCAGATGAGTTTTTATGGGACAACAATCTCCAAAAGCCAGTTGGACTTATTGCTGCTTTCCTGTGGTACTTTAGAGAGAAAGGATGGTTCCAGAGAGGCCAAATTAAAGACAGATAA